Below is a window of Allomuricauda ruestringensis DSM 13258 DNA.
GAATATGTCTGTGTTCAAGAAAAGGGGCTGTTGTTAAAAAGGCCGAAGAAGATTAAGGATGAGGAATTGGCGCCGGTTTGTACATTTATGGCCGCTTGGAACTTTATGGTGTCACTCGCTGAAGTAAAGCCCAACCAAAAGGTGCTTATCAATGGTGCTTCTGGAACCGTTGGTACCGCCGCTGTTCAAATAGCAAAATCATTCGGTGCACAGGTCACCGGGGTTTGCAGCACCTCTATGATGGAAGTGGTCCAATCCTTGGGTGCCGATAAAGTTATCGACTATAGCTGCGATACCTTCACTGAAAATGGAGAGATTTATGATATCATTTTTGATGTTGCCAACAAGACTTCATTTAAAAAATGTTTAAACTCTTTGAGTGAAACGGGTGTCTATTTGAACCCGGTGCTTTCCATAGGAATTATTATACAGATGTGGTGGACCAAAGTGTTCTGTAAAAGAAAGGTGCTGTTTTCTGCAACAGGTCTTTTACCCATTTCAAAAAGAAAAGCATACCTTACAAAACTGTCCAAATTGTTTTCGGATGGAAAATTGAGAACGATTATTGACAAAAGATATCCTCTCGAACATATGGTTGAAGCACACCGATATGTTGAAAGTGGGGTGAAAAAGGGGAATGTGATTGTTGATCTGAATTGGAAATCCAATTCATGAAGGCTGTTTTTCCAAAGTTCAATGGATTAATGGCCCAAATTAAGCATCAAGTTCAATTAAGCCTTGGTGCTACCTAAAGACGTTTTACAAAAGTCACCAGGTCTTCGGAGGCGTCCAATCCCAATTTTTTTTTCAATCGGTTCCTTACCACTCTTAGGCTTTCCTTTTTTACCATCATGATTCGCGAAATATCCGATGAGGTCATCCCTATCCTCATAAAAGCCAAGTGCTTCATATCCTTTTGGGATAGTGTGGGGTAATGCGTGGATAAGTTGGTATAAAAATCAGGATGTACTTTTTTATAGTGCATCATAAAATCCTCCCAATCTTCATCTAGGTTCATGGTTTCCTGAATATGGCATAGGATGCTTCTCAATTCTTTTCTCGTGTCCGGTTCAACCTCCAAGATCCGCTGTTCTATTTTTTTGATAATGTTCTTCTTTTTTTCAAATAATATGGAAGACATCAGGAGGTTCTGTTGGATAATTTCTTTTTCCTTTCGTTCCAATTCCGCCAATTTTCTGTCCTGAATATTCCGGGTACAGCTCAATACCAATACCACTTTGTCCTTTTTATCAAATATCGGCTTGGTATATCCTTCAAACCATTGGTAACCATGGTGTTTGGTCTTGAACCTCAGTTCCAATTTTTCAGGCATGGAGGTCAAGCCCTCGGAAGAATTTGACACATTTTTCAGAAGCTTGGAATATTGTTCGGGATGAATGAAATCATAGGGAACTTTTCCTTTAAGATCTTCCGGGGTATATCCCATGATACGTTCCGTCGAAGGGCTTGCATATAGATATTGTCCATCGGCAGGATGGTGTAAACAGACGACATCAATGGTGTTTTCTGCAATCAGCTTCAACTTGTCCAGTTGTTGAAGTGCCAACATTCTGGACAAAGCTTCCCCATCAAGGTTGTTGTCCTCCTCCAGCAATCGCAACAGCCGTTCCGTCTCTTTACCTTGTCCCTTTGTTTCTTTCATGTATACATTTTGGGTCCCTCTGACCGTGGGATGCTACAAAACTACTATGGTATTTCAAGTTAAAAAAAATGATTGAACCATTATGTTTGTTGTTTGGTTCAAGGCTGAAATTAAACCTGTTCCATGATCTTTCGAAACCATATCCATTGAATATAGGATGCTTATAAGGACTTGGGTTGTTTGGATATGAATAATTTTTTTGGAATTGCTAACGCTATGTTAACGCGACTGAAGATTCAGTCTTGTCAGCGCTGCCATGAACGGCTAGATTTGGCCCAAAATTTAAAAAACGAAGTGTTCTTGGATACTTCACAATTCCTAAATCTTAATCTTATTAATTATGAAAAACATGAAATTCACATTGGCCGTTATGGCGGTAGTCTTACTTTGGGTAGTTGGATGTAGTAAGGATGATGGTCCTGAAATGGCTCCCGCAGCATTTTCAGTGGATAAAAATACTATTGATTTTGGCGAAGTAGAGATCGGATCAATAAAAAAGGTGAAAATTAAGATAACCAATACCGGTGAAGATGATTTGGTATTAAAGGATTATTCGCTTTCCAGCGCTGATACATCTGGGTTCAGTGTGAACTTTAGTGAGTCGGAAGTAATTTTGCCAGCCGATGGAACATATGAAATGGACGTGAATTTTAGTCCAACGGAGGAGGGGGAGAAGACTTCCGTTTTGACCATTGTCAGCAATATTGGTGAGCATAGGATAAATTTATCTGGTAGAGGTGATCTTGGCGCAAATGCCATAGTGCATGTTCCTGACGATAACTTTAAAGCAGGGCTATTGGCCCATGGTGATAGCTTGGTGGCAGCAGATATCAGCAAAATCGATATCAATGGTGATGGTGAGATCCAGGTTGGCGAAGCGGAGGCCTATACGGGACGTATAGCCTGCGTGGGGATGGGTATTACAGACCTAACTGGTATCGAGGCCTTTAAGAACATTAAGGTGCTGACCCTGGTAGATAACCAGTTGACCAGTTTGGACCTTTCCAAAAACATTGCCCTTGAAAAGTTGGTTTGCGACTCCAACGAACTGACCGGTTTGGATGTAAGCAAAAACACTGCCCTGATTGAGCTATGGGTGCAGCGCAATAAATTACTCAGTTTGGATATCACACAGAATACTGCCCTTGAACGATTGATTTGTGACAATAATCAACTCACTGCGCTCGATGTTTCAAACAACACAGCCTTAAAGCAAATATGGGTCCAAAACAATACGTTGACCAGTTTGGACGTATCCAAGAACCTTGCCCTTGAGAAACTATACCTGTCAAACAATAATTTGACCTCCCTGGATATTTCCTTCAATACGGCCCTCAATACCCTGGCGGTCCAAAACAATCAGTTGACCACTTTGGATGTTGCCAATAATACGGGTCTTTATGACCTCGCGGTACATAACAACCAGCTTATGGATTTGGATGTTTCAAAGAATACCGAATTAAAGCATTTAACGGTGACCAACAATGAAATAGCAATTTTGGATGTTTCTCAAAACACCCTTTTGGAAGACCTTTCCTGTGACAATAATAATCTGACCAATTTGAACCTTGTGCAAAACACCAACCTTAGGGAACTCCGCTGTAATTATAATCAAATTTCAGATTTGGATATTTCCAACACTACCAAACTACAAATCTTGGCTTGCGTAGGCAATCAATTGACCAGTTTGGATGTATCCCAGAATGTTGCGTTACGGACTTTTGCTTGTGGAGCCAATCGGTTAACCAGTCTACGATTGGTGGATAACGTTGAATTACGGTCGCTACGATGTGAGCAAAACCAATTGACTTTGTTGAATCTTGCCAACGGGAACAATAGCCTGCTAACGAATGTATCCGCTACCGAAAATAATCTTGATTGTATCCAAATAGATGAAGGATTTACCCCTCCCAATGATAGTTCTTGGTTAAAGGACGATACCGCGAGCTATAGTTCGCTATGTCCGTAATAATTCCTCCCAGGGGGCGTTATCCTTTACATGGGTTAGGTGGTTATCACCTGTAAACAACACTGCCCCCTTTATTTTTTTTGGAAGCATATATTTAAAAGGTAATTTTAAAACATGCATAATTTTAAGGTTTCCCCGAAGATACTTCCAATGCTTGCTTTCCTAACCCTGATATTGGTGTTTTTTGGCAATGGCCCAGTCCAAGATGTTCAAAAATCTGTTAGTAAGCCCATGGTACGGAAGACTGTTGCCGATACGATGGAGCTTAAACGGTATCAGGTGAAACAACGGGAATTGATGCTTGCCGTAAAGTCCTATTTTGATGCCGCCATTGCTTCAGGGAAAATTGTAGGAGCGGGTGTGAGCATTGTCAAAGGGGACTCCATTCTTGTTTCGGAAGGATTTGGAAGGAAAAACGCCAAGCGGCCCGATAAGGTGGACCAGGAAACCATATTTAGATTGGGCTCTTTGTCCAAGGGATTTGCTGGTGTATTGGCGGCCAGCCTTAAAAATGATGGCCTTTTGGACTGGAACGATAGAATTAGTGATTATGTCCCCAAGTTTCAATTGGGGGACATCGAAAACACCCAAAAAATTACATTGGCAAACATTTTGTCCCATACGTCGGGTACCCCGTATCACAGTTTTACCAATTTGGTGGAGGCAGGTCTTTCTCCTAAGGATATCGCAAGCCGGTTCAAAACAGTGGTCCCTATAAGTGAGCCCGGGACCATATACAGCTATCAAAATGCTATGTTTGCACTTTGTGGAGAGGTGGTCCGGCAAAAAACAGGCCAGGATTTGAAATCAGTTTTTACTGAACGAATTTTCAGGCCTTTGGGGATGCACACCGTCAATATGGATCATGTGACTTTGGTCGGTTCACAGAATCGGGCCATTTCCCATAGCAATACGAGTAAGGGTTGGAAACCCCAAAAATTGAAGGATAACTATTATAATGCCATCGCGGCTGGTGGTATCAATGCCAGTGCCCTGGATATGGCCAAATGGATACGTTTTTTATTGGGACATAATCCTGAGGTCTTGGAGGAATCGGCATTGAATGAAGCCTTTACACCTTTTATTGAAGTAAAGGGACATAGCAAGTATTACCAACGTTGGCCAGGCCACTTAAAATCCTATTATGGGTTTGGCTGGCGTATCCATGAGTATGTTGATCGGTTTACCCGAGAAACAAAAACCATGGTACATCATGGTGGAAGCGTCAATGACTTTAGAAATGAAATTGCCCTATTTCCTGATGAGGACTTTGGTATTTGTGTGCTCTTGAACAGTCACTCCAAGATGGCCTCAAGAGTGATTCCTGATGTACAGGCAATCTTTCAAAAGGTGTACCATCAAGATGACCCTGTGCAAAAAATTGATCCAATCAACTCTTAAGGGTGTTGGATATCGGGTATAAATGAATGGAAGTGATTTCATTTTGTTATTAAAACCATACTTTTTTTTGAGACGCTAACGCTATGTTAACGATGGTCGTGTTATAGCCTTGTTCAAGCTGAAATAACCCTTTACTTTTAATCAAAACTTGTAAGCGAAGTGTTTTTTGGATGCTTCGATGTATTCCTAAATCTTTTTAATTATGAAAGACATGAAATTTGCTTGGGCCACTATGGCCGTTGTTTTGTTGTGGGCCTTTGGATGTAGCAAGGACGATGGGCCTACTGTTCCTTCTGGTACTTTTGAAATCGATCAAAGCAGTATGGATTTTGGCCATGTGCCAAAGGGTGAGGTGAAAAGTATGAAAGCTACCGTGACCAATGAGGGGGTAGGGGATTTAATGCTTAAAGAAGTAGCCTTTTCAGGAACCAATGCCTCGGATTTTAATTTGGGCAGTAGTATCGCTGATAGGACAATCCAAATGGGAGGTTCCCTTGAATTGGAGGTTGTTTTTGAGCCAACACAAATAGGCGCTAAAGAAGCCTTATTGACCATCAATAGCAATTTGGGAGTTCATACGGTAAAGCTATCAGGGGAATCATTGGATCCTGATGGTGTGGTAAATGTCCCGGATGCTGCGCTAAAAACCCGCTTGTTAGGCCTTGGAAAGACTTCCAATGGTACCCTCGAAGGGTATACGACATCCATAATTGATACCAATGAAGATGGTGAGATACAGGTCAGTGAGGCCTGGGCACAAGAAGGACTACTTATGTGTTTGGATGGTGAAGTGACCGATATGACGGGCTTGGAAGCTTTTGTTAATATTAGGGCACTGCTGATATCGGGTACCCAAGTTTCCGCTCTGGATCTTTCCGATAACCAAGCTTTGGAGTTTGTATTTGTTCAGGACAATGTTTTGACACAGTTGGATATATCGGAACTCCCCAATCTTCGAGGGTTATATTGTAACGACAATCAACTGACCTCATTGGATGTATCCAATAACCCAGAGCTAAAGGAACTGATGGTTTATAAAAATCAACTGACCGGGTTGGATGTTTCCCAGAACCCAAATTTGAATCGATTGGTAGCATCGGACAATCAATTGGGTTCCTTGGATGTGACAAACAATACCGAGCTAGTCCAATTAAGGGTGCACAATAATCAACTGACCGCTCTGGACGTCACCAACAATGCTAAGTTGATCGCACTGTGGGCGAATGGAAATGAACTTTCACAATTGGACCTATCCCAAAATACGTTATTGATGGATCTGGACATTTCCAATAACCAGTTGAATACCTTGGATATTTCCAAGCTTCTTCTTTTGGAGGAACTGTCCTGTGGCAACAACCAATTGACAAATCTCGACCTGAGCAATAATGTGGAATTAAAAAGTCTGAGCTGTATTTACAATGCGTTGACCAATTTGGACGTGACCCAGAATACCAAGTTGATTTCACTGAGTTGTTTCGATAATGGGTTGACCAGTTTGGATGTGTCCCAAAATGTAACATTACAGTCCTTGTACTGTGGGGTCAATCAATTGACCGCCTTGGATGTTTCCAGCAATGTGGCATTGAGCTATTTGACCTGTGAGCAAAATCAATTGGTCAGTCTGAACCTGGCCAACGGGGTCAATGAAGAATTATTTTTGATGAACGCCCAAAATAATGATTTGAGCTGCATTCAGATCGATGAGGGCTTTGTCCCTCCTGTCGATTGGGTTAAAGATGAGACGGCCAATTACAATTCAAATTGTCCCTAATCCACAATTTCTGTCCTTTTTTCCCATGGACTTGTTTTCATTGTTAAAGCCTTCTTGGTTTTTTGGCTTCGCCAAATTCTTGGTAAGGGGTATTTTATAGCTGTTTTTTATTGTGGCCACTGTATGGACTTTTTGTTCTGCAGTGGCCCATTGATTTATACAGCGTTTTTGGTAACTTCCGCCCAAGCTAATGGGTCAGGGTGGCTCATTGAGGTTGGACTCTTATGCAAGTTATGGAACCACGTTACTTTTCTCTCCCACCATCCTTGGACCCCAAGGAATGAACAACCCCCGAGTCGTTTCCCAGAACTAGTTGATTGACTGTTCCTGTGCCTTCAAATAGAATCCTAAGGCCCAATATTTTCTTTGGAGATTTTGGCACGTTCAAGGTGAATACGGATGTATCGTTGATGCGGATGTCCATTTTCCTGTCCTTTGAAACACAATCCAGTTTCACACCTTTGGACATGTCGACCCCAAATCTGGAAAGGTCGTTCTTTTTGCCATCGATTATCGAATCAAAGGCAAATAGCGAAATATTGGAAATACAACCTTTGTTTGAGAGTACCATACTTATGGGGCCATCTTCGTGCATGATTTGGATTTGGGCTGCCTGGCACGGACTGGCACCGGATTGAAGATTGTTTTTCAAGCTAAGGGACAAATTAAACGCATCCGTATAGATACTTCCAAAATCCCTCACCAGATAAAACCCCGTAATGGTATGCTTGGCAAGGGGATTCACTCCGTGGGAACGCAAGGTTTCAGCTGAGGTGCTGAGCCGATTTTCATATTGATATGCTGTTTTGTTCAAATAGATGGGCAAGGAGTCGGTTTCAATGGTGCCCAACCAATCTTCTGTGGGAATCAATATCTGCCTTTCCTTTACAATGGAATCATCCACCACTAATTTGGATTTGAAATAACCAGGCCAATAGTAGATACTTGTCGACACACTGTCCTCTCTATTGACGGAAACTCTTTTTCCCTCGTCCCAGTCTTGTTGGATAGCAACTTTGGCATCCTTATCGGCCGCTTTTGCATTGTACCTAAAAACAACGGAATTAGGGATTCCCGTGGAGACCGATTCGGCATTGAATTCAAAATC
It encodes the following:
- a CDS encoding PAS domain S-box protein, encoding MKETKGQGKETERLLRLLEEDNNLDGEALSRMLALQQLDKLKLIAENTIDVVCLHHPADGQYLYASPSTERIMGYTPEDLKGKVPYDFIHPEQYSKLLKNVSNSSEGLTSMPEKLELRFKTKHHGYQWFEGYTKPIFDKKDKVVLVLSCTRNIQDRKLAELERKEKEIIQQNLLMSSILFEKKKNIIKKIEQRILEVEPDTRKELRSILCHIQETMNLDEDWEDFMMHYKKVHPDFYTNLSTHYPTLSQKDMKHLAFMRIGMTSSDISRIMMVKKESLRVVRNRLKKKLGLDASEDLVTFVKRL
- a CDS encoding serine hydrolase domain-containing protein; this encodes MHNFKVSPKILPMLAFLTLILVFFGNGPVQDVQKSVSKPMVRKTVADTMELKRYQVKQRELMLAVKSYFDAAIASGKIVGAGVSIVKGDSILVSEGFGRKNAKRPDKVDQETIFRLGSLSKGFAGVLAASLKNDGLLDWNDRISDYVPKFQLGDIENTQKITLANILSHTSGTPYHSFTNLVEAGLSPKDIASRFKTVVPISEPGTIYSYQNAMFALCGEVVRQKTGQDLKSVFTERIFRPLGMHTVNMDHVTLVGSQNRAISHSNTSKGWKPQKLKDNYYNAIAAGGINASALDMAKWIRFLLGHNPEVLEESALNEAFTPFIEVKGHSKYYQRWPGHLKSYYGFGWRIHEYVDRFTRETKTMVHHGGSVNDFRNEIALFPDEDFGICVLLNSHSKMASRVIPDVQAIFQKVYHQDDPVQKIDPINS
- a CDS encoding NAD(P)-dependent alcohol dehydrogenase, whose translation is MYKRMKAVTLNKYGKPDALQLVDIEMPIPKEDEVLIKIDAIPVTTEDPLQRMGRPYFTRLFFGFTKPKNPILGAEFSGEIVSTGKHVSQFETGDKVFGHSGKGLGCYAEYVCVQEKGLLLKRPKKIKDEELAPVCTFMAAWNFMVSLAEVKPNQKVLINGASGTVGTAAVQIAKSFGAQVTGVCSTSMMEVVQSLGADKVIDYSCDTFTENGEIYDIIFDVANKTSFKKCLNSLSETGVYLNPVLSIGIIIQMWWTKVFCKRKVLFSATGLLPISKRKAYLTKLSKLFSDGKLRTIIDKRYPLEHMVEAHRYVESGVKKGNVIVDLNWKSNS
- a CDS encoding leucine-rich repeat domain-containing protein; amino-acid sequence: MKNMKFTLAVMAVVLLWVVGCSKDDGPEMAPAAFSVDKNTIDFGEVEIGSIKKVKIKITNTGEDDLVLKDYSLSSADTSGFSVNFSESEVILPADGTYEMDVNFSPTEEGEKTSVLTIVSNIGEHRINLSGRGDLGANAIVHVPDDNFKAGLLAHGDSLVAADISKIDINGDGEIQVGEAEAYTGRIACVGMGITDLTGIEAFKNIKVLTLVDNQLTSLDLSKNIALEKLVCDSNELTGLDVSKNTALIELWVQRNKLLSLDITQNTALERLICDNNQLTALDVSNNTALKQIWVQNNTLTSLDVSKNLALEKLYLSNNNLTSLDISFNTALNTLAVQNNQLTTLDVANNTGLYDLAVHNNQLMDLDVSKNTELKHLTVTNNEIAILDVSQNTLLEDLSCDNNNLTNLNLVQNTNLRELRCNYNQISDLDISNTTKLQILACVGNQLTSLDVSQNVALRTFACGANRLTSLRLVDNVELRSLRCEQNQLTLLNLANGNNSLLTNVSATENNLDCIQIDEGFTPPNDSSWLKDDTASYSSLCP
- a CDS encoding choice-of-anchor D domain-containing protein, translating into MKDMKFAWATMAVVLLWAFGCSKDDGPTVPSGTFEIDQSSMDFGHVPKGEVKSMKATVTNEGVGDLMLKEVAFSGTNASDFNLGSSIADRTIQMGGSLELEVVFEPTQIGAKEALLTINSNLGVHTVKLSGESLDPDGVVNVPDAALKTRLLGLGKTSNGTLEGYTTSIIDTNEDGEIQVSEAWAQEGLLMCLDGEVTDMTGLEAFVNIRALLISGTQVSALDLSDNQALEFVFVQDNVLTQLDISELPNLRGLYCNDNQLTSLDVSNNPELKELMVYKNQLTGLDVSQNPNLNRLVASDNQLGSLDVTNNTELVQLRVHNNQLTALDVTNNAKLIALWANGNELSQLDLSQNTLLMDLDISNNQLNTLDISKLLLLEELSCGNNQLTNLDLSNNVELKSLSCIYNALTNLDVTQNTKLISLSCFDNGLTSLDVSQNVTLQSLYCGVNQLTALDVSSNVALSYLTCEQNQLVSLNLANGVNEELFLMNAQNNDLSCIQIDEGFVPPVDWVKDETANYNSNCP